A portion of the Betta splendens chromosome 2, fBetSpl5.4, whole genome shotgun sequence genome contains these proteins:
- the gca gene encoding grancalcin isoform X1 → MAYPGYGGYGGQMPGMPGQGMPGQGMPGQGMPGQGMPPHGMPGGPMGGPMGGAPPQAGYGSYGGGFPGSYGAPPPAANDPMWASFTAIAGQDGEVDAEELQRCLTQSGFTGSYAPFSLDTCRIMIAMLDRDFTGKMGFSEFKELFTALNGWKQNFMMFDQDRSGTVEPHEMNQALNTMEGHNASKHESQCYRVSPQSLNAIIKRYNKGGRIYFDDYVACCVKLRTLTENFRRRDTMQQGAVTFQYDDFILCTMSI, encoded by the exons ATGGCTTATCCTGGATACGGCGGG TATGGGGGTCAGATGCCTGGCATGCCGGGTCAGGGGATGCCGGGTCAAGGGATGCCGGGTCAAGGGATGCCGGGTCAGGGGATGCCACCCCATGGGATGCCAGGAGGACCCATGGGTGGACCCATGGGGGGTGCACCCCCCCAAGCAGGTTATGGCTCATATGGAGGAGGCTTCCCAGGCTCCTACGGTGCTCCACCCCCTGCTGCCAACGATCCAATGTGGGCCAGCTTCACAGCCATAGCAGGCCAG GACGGGGAGGTGGATGCTGAGGAGCTCCAGAGGTGTCTGACTCAGTCTGGCTTCACTGGCAGCTATGCGC cctTCAGCCTGGACACGTGCAGGATCATGATTGCAATGCTTGAC AGGGACTTCACTGGCAAGATGGGCTTCAGTGAGTTCAAGGAGCTGTTCACGGCTCTGAACGGCTGGAAGCAGAACTTCATGATGTTTGACCAGGACAGGAGCGGGACTGTTGAACCTCACGAGATGAACCAGGCTTTGAACACCATGG AGGGACATAATGCTTCAAAGCATGAAAGTCAGT GCTACCGCGTCAGTCCTCAGTCTCTGAACGCCATCATCAAGCGCTACAACAAAGGAGGGAGAATCTACTTCGACGACTACGTGGCCTGCTGTGTAAAACTGAGAACCCTCACAG AGAACTTCAGGCGAAGAGACACCATGCAGCAGGGCGCCGTCACCTTCCAGTACGATGAT
- the gca gene encoding grancalcin isoform X2: MAYPGYGGYGGQMPGMPGQGMPGQGMPGQGMPGQGMPPHGMPGGPMGGPMGGAPPQAGYGSYGGGFPGSYGAPPPAANDPMWASFTAIAGQDGEVDAEELQRCLTQSGFTGSYAPFSLDTCRIMIAMLDRDFTGKMGFSEFKELFTALNGWKQNFMMFDQDRSGTVEPHEMNQALNTMGYRVSPQSLNAIIKRYNKGGRIYFDDYVACCVKLRTLTENFRRRDTMQQGAVTFQYDDFILCTMSI, from the exons ATGGCTTATCCTGGATACGGCGGG TATGGGGGTCAGATGCCTGGCATGCCGGGTCAGGGGATGCCGGGTCAAGGGATGCCGGGTCAAGGGATGCCGGGTCAGGGGATGCCACCCCATGGGATGCCAGGAGGACCCATGGGTGGACCCATGGGGGGTGCACCCCCCCAAGCAGGTTATGGCTCATATGGAGGAGGCTTCCCAGGCTCCTACGGTGCTCCACCCCCTGCTGCCAACGATCCAATGTGGGCCAGCTTCACAGCCATAGCAGGCCAG GACGGGGAGGTGGATGCTGAGGAGCTCCAGAGGTGTCTGACTCAGTCTGGCTTCACTGGCAGCTATGCGC cctTCAGCCTGGACACGTGCAGGATCATGATTGCAATGCTTGAC AGGGACTTCACTGGCAAGATGGGCTTCAGTGAGTTCAAGGAGCTGTTCACGGCTCTGAACGGCTGGAAGCAGAACTTCATGATGTTTGACCAGGACAGGAGCGGGACTGTTGAACCTCACGAGATGAACCAGGCTTTGAACACCATGG GCTACCGCGTCAGTCCTCAGTCTCTGAACGCCATCATCAAGCGCTACAACAAAGGAGGGAGAATCTACTTCGACGACTACGTGGCCTGCTGTGTAAAACTGAGAACCCTCACAG AGAACTTCAGGCGAAGAGACACCATGCAGCAGGGCGCCGTCACCTTCCAGTACGATGAT